Proteins from a single region of Hordeum vulgare subsp. vulgare chromosome 6H, MorexV3_pseudomolecules_assembly, whole genome shotgun sequence:
- the LOC123404114 gene encoding 5'-adenylylsulfate reductase-like 3 — MGRGSPWRAAAALLLLLLLVAAGRSSAAPARPGACPVPAAAEAVLGPPRTCSPLDRRLGDPVGVIEGDEATLARAVNLLYLNKDEYIAVLFYASWCPFSQECKPNFEKLAHLFPTIRHFAFEESAIRPSIISRYGIHGFPTLFLLNSTMRVRYHGPRTVKPLAAFYSDVSGINASMESTTGEAVPHPLDEIEPKKNVEPENCPFWWARSPENILQQDTYLALAASFVILRLLYLLFPRIVSAAKWAWRRHTLFANLMGVHEYFFSYLEQARQIFNRLYPSKRGNLHEGARNATAWASKSLASVSIGEPSTIGRTNSTNELR, encoded by the exons ATGGGCCGGGGGTCGCcgtggcgggcggcggcggcgctgctgctgctcctcctcctcgtcgccgcgggGCGCTCCTCCGCCGCCCCGGCGCGTCCAGGGGCGTGCCCGGTGCCTGCTGCGGCGGAGGCCGTGCTCGGGCCTCCCCGCACGTGCTCGCCGCTGGATCGCCGCCTCGGCGACCCGGTCGGCGTCATCGAG GGAGATGAGGCTACATTGGCGAGGGCAGTCAATCTTCTTTACTTGAACAAAGATGAGTACATTGCTGTACTTTTCTACGCCTCATGGTGCCCATTTTCACAAGAGTGCAAACCTAATTTCGAGAAGCTGGCTCACTTATTCCCAACTATTCGCCATTTTGCATTTGAGGAATCTGCAATTAGGCCAAG CATAATATCAAGATATGGGATTCATGGTTTTCCAACACTATTTCTCTTGAATTCAACAATGCGAGTGAGGTACCATGGACCTCGAACTGTTAAGCCACTAGCTGCTTTCTACAGTGATGTTTCAG GCATCAATGCATCAATGGAGTCAACCACTGGGGAGGCCGTGCCACACCCGTTAGATGAAATTGAGCCTAAAAAAAATGTTGAACCGGAAAATTGTCCATTCTGGTGGGCGCGTTCACCAGAAAATATACTCCAGCAGGATACGTATCTAGCATTGGCAGCTTCTTTTGTAATCCTGCGGTTGCTGTATCTTCTATTCCCAAGGATAGTTTCTGCAGCAAAATGGGCATGGAGGAGGCATACTCTGTTTGCGAACTTGATGGGCGTGCATGAATATTTCTTCAGCTACCTTGAGCAAGCAAGACAGATATTCAATAGGTTATATCCGTCAAAGCGAGGGAATTTACATGAGGGGGCAAGGAATGCCACTGCCTGGGCCTCCAAATCATTAGCATCTGTGTCAATCGGAGAACCAAGCACTATTGGAAGGACGAACTCCACGAATGAACTAAGGTGA
- the LOC123404113 gene encoding probable pectin methyltransferase QUA2, with protein sequence MSRPLYRGFSGSGGKDRCADEDRHYDPKEPAENGIGAGTAARGRKRHLAAAAARIGVLVLAAAALVGSVAWAGSLYAGRGAAAAMAAASAHRGYRRLQEQLVTDLLDIGVLAGGGLRSREAEVCAAEYENYVPCYYNGSDAVDVSDLGGGVVISYDRQCARDGRATCLVAPPRAYRTPVRWPSSKEFIWKDNVRISGHEFSSGSLFKRMMVEEDQISFPSDAHMSDGVEDYAHQIAEMIGLRNEFNFNEAGVRTVLDIECGFGTLGAHLFERDLLTMCIANYESSGSQVQITLERGIPALIGSFASKHLPYPYLSFDMVHCARCNVEWDKNDGGFLVEVDRLLRPGGYFVWTTSLNTHRALRDKENQKKWTTIRNLANNLCWEMLSQQDETIVWKKTNKRDCYSSRKSEPVLCAKSHDPESPYYKPLNPCIAGTRSKRWIPIEHRTAWPSQARLNSTELDIHGVTSEVFGEDTSTWDSMVRNYWSLLSPLIFSDHPKRPGDEEPQPPFNMLRNVLDMNAHFGGFNAALLKSGKSVWVMNVVPTNAPNYLPLIFDRGFIGVQHDWCEAFPTYPRTYDMVHADGFLSLEKRQKRRCSTLDIFLEVDRIVRPEGWIIIRDTAPLIEAARSVAAQLRWDARILDLDIASDEKLLVCQKPFLKK encoded by the exons atgTCGCGGCCGCTGTACCGGGGCTTCTCTGGTTCCGGCGGCAAGGACCGCTGCGCGGACGAGGACCGCCACTACGACCCCAAGGAGCCCGCCGAGAACGGCATTGGCGCGGGCACCGCCGCGCGGGGGAGGAAGCGGCACctggcggccgcggcggcgaggatCGGGGTCCTCGTGCTCGCGGCGGCCGCGCTCGTGGGGTCGGTGGCGTGGGCCGGGTCGCTCTACGCCGGCCGCGGGGCCGCCGCGGCGATGGCCGCCGCCTCGGCGCACCGCGGCTACCGCAGGCTGCAGGAGCAGCTGGTCACCGACCTGCTCGACATCGGCGTGCTCGCCGGCGGCGGGCTCCGCTCGCGGGAGGCGGAGGTGTGCGCGGCCGAGTACGAGAACTACGTGCCCTGCTACTACAACGGCTCGGACGCCGTCGACGTCTCGGATCTGGGCGGCGGCGTCGTCATAAGCTACGACCGCCAGTGCGCGCGCGACGGCAGGGCCACGTGCCTCGTCGCGCCGCCGCGGGCCTACCGCACCCCCGTGCGCTGGCCCAGCAGCAAGGAGTTCATCTGGAAGGACAACGTGCGGATTAGCGGCCATGAATTCTCCTCGGGGAGCCTGTTCAAGAG GATGATGGTGGAGGAGGACCAGATCTCTTTCCCGTCGGACGCACATATGTCTGACGGCGTGGAGGATTACGCGCATCAGATTGCCGAGATGATTGGCCTGCGGAACGAGTTCAATTTCAATGAGGCTGGG GTGAGGACAGTCCTTGATATAGAATGTGGGTTTGGTACCTTGGGGGCACATTTATTTGAGAGAGACCTCTTGACTATGTGCATTGCTAACTATGAGTCATCGGGCAGTCAAGTGCAAATCACACTAGAGAGAGGAATTCCTGCACTGATTGGTTCATTTGCATCAAAGCATCTTCCATATCCCTATCTttcatttgatatggtgcattgtGCAAGATGCAATGTTGAATGGGACAAAAATG ATGGCGGTTTCTTGGTTGAAGTAGACAGGCTCTTGAGGCCTGGTGGATACTTCGTTTGGACAACAAGTCTTAATACGCACAGGGCCTTACGTGACAAAGAAAATCAAAAGAAATGGACAACCATCCGCAACTTAGCTAATAACCTCTGTTGGGAGATGTTGTCACAACAAGACGAGACAATTGTGTGGAAAAAGACCAATAAAAGGGATTGTTACAGTTCAAG GAAATCCGAGCCTGTGCTTTGTGCTAAAAGTCATGATCCGGAATCACCATACTACAAACCACTAAATCCCTGTATAGCAGGAACAAGAAGTAAGCGTTGGATCCCCATTGAACATCGCACAGCATGGCCTTCTCAGGCTAGATTGAACTCAACAGAGCTTGATATACATG GTGTGACTTCGGAAGTCTTTGGCGAGGATACTTCAACCTGGGACTCCATGGTGCGAAACTACTGGTCTTTATTGTCTCCACTTATATTTTCTGATCATCCAAAGAGACCTGGTGATGAGGAGCCACAGCCACCATTTAACATGCTTAGGAATGTTCTGGATATGAATGCTCACTTTGGTGGATTTAATGCTGCTTTACTTAAGTCTGGAAAATCTGTATGGGTGATGAATGTTGTTCCTACAAATGCCCCGAACTATCTGCCACTTATCTTTGACCGTGGATTTATTGGGGTTCAACACGACTG GTGTGAAGCATTTCCAACTTACCCAAGAACATATGATATGGTACATGCTGATGGCTTTCTATCACTTGAAAAACGCCAAAAACGTAGATGTTCTACTCTTGACATTTTCTTGGAAGTTGATCGCATAGTACGACCAGAG GGCTGGATCATAATACGTGACACGGCCCCTCTTATTGAAGCTGCAAGATCTGTTGCTGCTCAGCTCAGATGGGATGCCCGCATATTGGATCTTGACATAGCTAGTGATGAAAAGCTGTTGGTTTGTCAGAAGCCCTTTCTGAAAAAATAA